A single window of Jiangella alkaliphila DNA harbors:
- a CDS encoding sensor histidine kinase produces MTTARAKLFPRIEPWLLDASVTVVLAVTAVVALFVYTDPGGIDYAEPDALGVAVVLVVTLPLIVRRRYPVAVGLFTAAAVLPFIAVDYAMPTAAAVMLIAVYTAANYATLSASVLVVTVQIAVSVAYTLASASRHEELTPDTGPSVIISGLLILGAWGIGRAVRSRRLYTAELEDRARRLERANDVEVRAAIAEERSRIARELHDVVAHHVSVMTVQAAGARRALHRDVDRTAVALEAIENIGRSALAEMRRVVGVLRTPDGDDRGAQPATLAPQPGLGDLAQLAEQMRDAGLPVDVTVDGESGAVPVGVDLAAFRVIQEALTNTIKHAGPSAATVHVRYLPSEVHVEICDDGHGVAAALEGRRPGHGLLGMRERVALYGGTLAAGPRRGGGYEVRAKIPYDSNGAMSR; encoded by the coding sequence GTGACAACGGCGCGCGCCAAGCTCTTCCCACGCATCGAGCCGTGGCTGCTGGACGCGTCGGTCACCGTCGTGCTGGCGGTGACGGCGGTCGTCGCGCTGTTCGTGTACACCGACCCCGGGGGCATCGACTACGCCGAGCCCGACGCGCTGGGGGTCGCGGTGGTGCTGGTCGTCACGCTGCCGCTGATCGTCAGGCGGCGCTACCCGGTCGCCGTCGGCTTGTTCACCGCCGCGGCCGTCCTGCCCTTCATCGCCGTCGACTACGCCATGCCGACGGCCGCGGCGGTGATGCTCATCGCCGTCTACACCGCCGCCAACTACGCCACCCTGAGCGCGTCGGTGCTGGTGGTGACCGTGCAGATCGCGGTCTCCGTCGCGTACACCCTGGCCAGCGCGTCCCGCCACGAGGAGCTGACGCCCGACACGGGCCCCAGCGTGATCATCAGCGGCCTGCTCATCCTCGGTGCGTGGGGCATCGGCCGGGCGGTGCGGAGCCGCCGGCTCTACACGGCCGAGCTGGAGGACCGCGCCCGCCGCCTGGAGCGGGCGAACGACGTCGAGGTGCGGGCCGCCATCGCCGAGGAGCGCTCGCGCATCGCCCGCGAGCTGCACGACGTCGTCGCGCACCACGTGTCGGTCATGACGGTGCAGGCGGCCGGCGCGCGGCGAGCGCTGCACCGCGACGTCGACCGCACCGCCGTCGCGCTGGAGGCGATCGAGAACATCGGCCGGTCCGCGCTGGCGGAGATGCGCCGCGTCGTCGGCGTCCTGCGCACCCCCGACGGCGACGACCGCGGCGCGCAACCGGCCACGTTGGCGCCCCAGCCGGGCCTCGGCGACCTCGCCCAGCTGGCCGAGCAGATGCGCGACGCCGGGCTGCCGGTGGACGTGACGGTCGACGGCGAATCGGGCGCCGTGCCCGTCGGCGTCGACCTCGCCGCGTTCCGCGTCATCCAGGAGGCCCTGACGAACACCATCAAGCACGCCGGCCCGTCCGCCGCCACCGTCCACGTCCGCTACCTGCCGTCGGAGGTGCACGTCGAGATCTGCGACGACGGTCACGGCGTCGCGGCGGCGCTGGAGGGGCGCCGGCCCGGCCATGGCCTGCTGGGCATGCGCGAGCGGGTGGCCCTCTATGGTGGAACCCTCGCGGCCGGACCGCGCCGCGGTGGCGGCTACGAGGTGCGGGCGAAGATCCCGTACGACAGTAACGGAGCGATGTCACGATGA
- a CDS encoding PadR family transcriptional regulator codes for MPDERWPAEWMRAVLPLSVLSIVADEETYGYVIARRLDDAGFGTVKGGTLYPILGRLEDDGLVTSSWRQGEGGPGRKYFAVTPAGRAALGERTERWAAFAATTNGLFTTRKADAT; via the coding sequence ATGCCCGACGAGAGATGGCCGGCCGAGTGGATGCGGGCCGTGCTGCCGCTCAGCGTCCTGAGCATCGTGGCCGACGAGGAGACCTACGGGTACGTCATCGCCCGGCGGCTCGACGACGCCGGCTTCGGCACGGTGAAGGGCGGCACGCTGTACCCGATCCTCGGGCGCCTCGAGGACGACGGGCTGGTGACGTCGTCCTGGCGCCAGGGCGAGGGCGGGCCGGGCCGCAAGTACTTCGCCGTCACCCCGGCCGGCCGGGCCGCGCTGGGCGAGCGCACCGAGCGCTGGGCGGCCTTCGCCGCGACGACCAACGGACTGTTCACGACCAGGAAGGCTGACGCCACATGA
- a CDS encoding response regulator gives MTVQPIRVLLVDDQPLLRTGFRMILEAESDIAVVGESGDGEQAVADARALQPDVVLMDIRMPRVDGVQATRQITGAARETTPRVLVLTTFDLDEYVVEALRAGASGFLLKDVPAEDLVTAIRTVSRGDAVVAPSITRRLLDMFASRFPATDSPTPANLAHLTDREREVLTLVARGYSNAEIAAELVVSETTVKTHVGNVLTKLGLRDRVQAAVYAYESGLVQPGAL, from the coding sequence ATGACGGTCCAGCCCATCCGGGTGCTGCTGGTGGACGACCAGCCACTGCTGCGCACCGGTTTCCGCATGATCCTCGAGGCCGAGTCCGACATCGCTGTGGTCGGCGAGTCCGGCGACGGCGAGCAGGCGGTGGCCGACGCGCGGGCGCTGCAGCCCGACGTCGTGCTGATGGACATCCGCATGCCCCGCGTCGACGGCGTCCAGGCGACCCGCCAGATCACCGGCGCGGCCCGCGAGACCACGCCGCGCGTCCTCGTCCTCACCACCTTCGACCTCGACGAGTACGTCGTCGAGGCGCTGCGGGCAGGCGCCAGCGGCTTCCTGCTCAAGGACGTCCCGGCCGAGGACCTGGTGACGGCCATCCGCACGGTGTCGCGCGGCGACGCCGTGGTCGCGCCGAGCATCACCCGCCGGCTGCTGGACATGTTCGCCAGCCGCTTCCCCGCCACCGACTCCCCCACGCCGGCCAACCTGGCGCACCTCACCGACCGCGAGCGCGAGGTGCTGACGCTGGTCGCGCGCGGCTACTCCAACGCCGAGATCGCCGCCGAGCTGGTCGTCAGCGAGACCACGGTGAAGACCCACGTCGGCAACGTCCTGACGAAGCTGGGGCTGCGCGACCGCGTCCAGGCCGCCGTCTACGCCTACGAGAGCGGCCTGGTCCAGCCCGGCGCGCTGTAA